One genomic window of Etheostoma spectabile isolate EspeVRDwgs_2016 unplaced genomic scaffold, UIUC_Espe_1.0 scaffold00001259, whole genome shotgun sequence includes the following:
- the LOC116674893 gene encoding LOW QUALITY PROTEIN: centrosomal protein of 44 kDa-like (The sequence of the model RefSeq protein was modified relative to this genomic sequence to represent the inferred CDS: deleted 1 base in 1 codon), whose protein sequence is MLSSGDVQGCLRKLETLLRVIKYPGYVDYNGLSKGDPSAFLPIVSFTFTSFSPPFAKQLLEDGLELTGKTDLRFTDTLYKHVVVGVVLRDVFHYKPITTKQQFLQWGFSLRKISVTCDIINCVLQKHNQLKK, encoded by the exons ATGCTGTCTTCAGGAGACGTCCAGGGTTGTCTTCGCAAACTGGAAACTCTCCTGCGGGTGATAAAGTACCCAGGATATGTCGACTACAATGG CCTTTCCAAAGGAGATCCCTCCGCTTTTCTACCAATTGTGAGCTTTACCTTCACCTCATTTTCTCCACCTTTTGCGAAGCAACTATTGGAGGATGGACTGGAGCTGACTGGCAAAACTGACCTCCGATTCACTGACACTCTTTATAag CATGTGGTTGTGGGTGTAGTGCTGCGAGATGTCTTCCACTATAAACCCATAACG ACCAAGCAGCAGTTCCTTCAGTGGGGTTTCTCTCTAAGGAAAATCTCTGTCACCTGTGACATCATTAACTGTGTCCTGCAGAAACACAATCAGCTGAAGAAG